CTAGCCCATCATTTTTATAACATTTATCACTTGTAACATTAATAATTACATGAACACTTTTTGTTTGTCGTGCAGCCTCAAGTACATGAACGGTTCCTAATACATTCGTATGATAGGTGATAAGTGGATCTGCATACGATTGCTGAACCAAGGGCTGGGCAGCTAGATGAAAAATAATTTCTGGCTGATAATCGGCAAGGGTTTGCAGAAGTAGCGGGTAGTCTGTAATGTCGCCCTTTATAGAACGGCATTCCTTCGAAACCTCTGCTATTTCAAATAAATGAGGGGTAGATGGTGGATTGAGAGAATACCCAATTACATCTGCCCCCAGCGATGTTAACCACAACGTAAGCCATGTACCCTTAAATCCAGTATGGCCTGTTAGTAACACTTTTTTTTGATGCCAAAAGGATTTCTTCATGCTACCAAACCTTCCAAGGGGCGTTTTTACTATCCCACAAGTCCATTAATTTTTGCTTATCTCGTAATGTATCCATTGGATGCCAGAACCCATCATGACGATAGGCAGCAAGCTGATTTTGTTTTGCTAATTTGACTAAAGCATTTGTTTCCCAAATGGTTTGGTCGTCATTGATAAAGGAAAAAATGGCTGGCTCTAGAACAAAAAATCCCCCATTTATCCAGCCGCCGTCTCCTAAAGGCTTCTCTTTGAAGTCTACAACCATCTGATCCTCAAGCATAAGGGAGCCGAATCTTCCAGGGGGCTGAACCGCAGTAACCGTCGCATATTTACCGTGCTTTTGATGAAATTCAATCAATTTTTTAATAGGAATATTCCCTACACCATCTCCGTACGTCAGACAAAACGTTTCGTCACCAATATATTTTTGTATCCTCTTAATACGGCCGCCCGTCTCCGTTCCTTCCCCTGTATCGATGAGCGTTACCTTCCATGGCTCTGCATTATTGGAATGGTTCCTAATTTCATTTTTACTCATATCGAGCGTAAAATCTGACATATGCAGGTTATAATTTGAAAAATATTCTTTAATGAGGTGTCCCTTATAGCCTAAACAAATAATAAAATCATTGATTCCGTAGTAGCTAAAGATTTTCATGATGTGCCAAAGAATGGGCTTTGTCCCTATTTCAATCATTGGTTTAGGCTTTAAATGAGTTTCTTCGCCAATTCTCGTTCCATACCCACCAGCAAGAATAACTGCTTTCATTTTTATCCTCCATAGTTGCCCAAAATGTCCCTTTTATGAAGCTTTTCATGCTTTTACATTATGCAGTAGTCCCGATAATGGTGTTGGCTTCGCACAAATCGATTCATTAAGGATTCAAGAAAAGATATGCTATGATGAAATCGATAAGTCCCTAAGAAACTGCTTACATTATGGTTTTAAGTGGGGAAACAGCTCAAGGTATTCCGGATTCAAACGAAGATCTTTTGTCCCACTCGCGTAAAACAAATAGGTTTCTTGTAGCTTCTCAGGTGTAGTGACATGATAGATACCCAAGCCGTGCTGGATACTGTGCGCTGAGAGCGTGGGGCCTATTTGCAGTTTTCGTTTTCGTGTTAAATCATTCCACGGACTGTAAAAAAACTTTATGACAAAGGCAGGCGCGGTTAGATAAACGATAAATTTATGCGGGGACCAATGTCTGCCGGCTGTATAGGCGCCGTGTTCATGCTTATGAATCAGTCTACCAATATTGGGGTGTGTATTATCTATGGGGAAGTAACCATGGTAGCGTTGATTCACCAAAGGAATGTTATAAACAGCTTCTGGATAGCTATGATTGGGATCATCAACTAGCATAATCACTCTGATTGAATACATATGCTCACCTAAAGCGGTAAGGGACGAGAAAAATTCATCTTTATTTTGACAACATAGAAACTCAGTAGTGTTTAGCACCATTTTCCAGCCTGTACATTCTTTTTCGATATCCATTACTTCACGGTCAACCTCTATCGCATCAAATTCCGGTACCCTTGAATTTCTCACCTCCCAATGGGGGGCAAAATGTTTACATATCTCAAGTGAACGATCCGTTGAACCCCGATTAATGAGAATACCATGATCAAATATCTGGGTATGATGCATCAGCCACCATGGAAGCAAATATTCTTCATTATAAAAATGCGAAATGACAGTAGTAATAGTGCTTCCTCCTTCTGGGAGCTAAATAGAAAAGAATGCTCACGTGATACTATATGACATGGATGAAAAGGTTGTCACAAACAAAAAGAAAACAAGGAAATAGGCAAGTAACGGACGAATTAGATAAAACCGCAGAAAACTGTATGTTTTTTACGACAAGCAGAAAATTTAAGAAATTCTTTAGAACTCTGTTATAAAAAAGCTAAGAACTGTTCGATATGATAAAGCTATGAAAGAAAAAATGACAGAAGTGACATTTCTGACATGGTTCTTCCGTGCTGTCATACAATCAGGGGGTTATTACTTGCAGTTGGATACGATACTTGAGTTAATTAATCAATACGGCTACTTTGCCTTGTTTTTCGCTCTATGGCTTGGCATTGTTGGTATGCCGATTCCAGATGAAGTGATTGTCATGACGGGAGGAATGGTTGGCTCATTTGGCATTCTTCAATCAATTCCTGCCTTTTTTGTCACCTATTTAGGGGTTATTTCGGGGTTGTCACTTGGATATATTTTAGGATATAAGATTGGAGCTCCCGTGTTAGATCGCATTCGGCGTAAAAGACACATGGATATCTATATTGTACGAGCTGAATATCTATTGCAAAAGTATGGGAGCCAAGCACTTGTAATTAGTTACTTTTTGCCGATTGTGCGCCACGTGGTACCTTATCTGGTCGGGATTAGCAAAATGTCTTTTCGGAGATATGCTCTGTTCTCCTTTACGACTGGCTTTGTTTGGACACTATTATTTTTTATTCTCGGGCATCTATTAGGAAGCAATGCCGCTTCTGTTGGGTACCTGATTAATGAATATAGTAAATATCTCTTAATCATTCTTCCGGTAATAGCGGCAGGGACTTTTATTGTGGTTGCCAGAATGAAAAGAAAAAGGGTAAATGTCTAATGAAAGCCCTAAAATAAAATCATCAGGATACACAGATAGAGGAACCGATTGGCCTGGTAGCGGTAGTCGGTTCCTTTATTTGCTAGATAGCATTTACCTTTATTTACCTTTCGCAAAGCCCCTTGCACCTTGTGAAATAAGGGAGTATAATCCTGTTTATCTTAATATATAGCTGGCTAACTAAATGAGGTGAGTAAAAGTGGAGGAGACTCCTTATCTGGATTCTTTAGAATTGCTACTATCTCGTGTGGTGCGATCGTATAATTATAAAATGTGGCAAATGTCGCATGAAGTAGGAATCTACCCGGGGCAATTGCCTGTTTTGTTTTTGCTAAAAAACAAAAATGGAAGAGTACAAAAAGAATTGGTTACGAAAATGAAGGTAAAGGCAGCTACGGTCACCGTCATGCTGAATCGTATGGAGAAATCTGGATTGATCGAACGTCAGCCTGATCCCGATGATTTAAGAGCATCTCGGGTTTATTTAACTGAATTAGGAAAAGAAAAATTAGATCAGATTGAAAAAGTGATTAAAGAGATTGAGAAAAAATGCTTTGAAGGCTTTCGGGAGGAAGAAAAAATCTTACTTCGACGCTTTTTAACACATATGCATCGGAATTTATCGGAGTAGTGTGAGGTTAGGTAAGCTTGCATGTCAATTGGCTGCTTCCTCTAAAATTATGTAGCTGTCAAAGTAAATGCGAAGGGAGATGCCAAGCAGAATGGGTAAACTTTTTAAATATATTGTGCCTTATAGAAAATATGCAGTAGCCGCTGTGTTACTCATGTTTCTGGAGGTGGTAATGGATTTGCTTCAGCCGACACTGATGGCTCATATTGTAGACCAGGGTGTTGCTAATGGAGATGTCACCTATATCATTCAAACCGGATTGATTATGGTAGGGGTTGCGCTTTTGGGGATTGTTGGCGGTGTAGGCTGTATTTACTTTGCCAGCATCGTTTCCCAGAATTTTGGTGCAGACGTGAGACTAGATCTGTTTAGCCATATACAGACCTTTTCTTTTGACAAGCTGGATCAGTTCAAAACCTCTTCCTTAATTACACGCCTAACTAATGATGTTACACAGGT
The nucleotide sequence above comes from Brevibacillus laterosporus LMG 15441. Encoded proteins:
- a CDS encoding MarR family winged helix-turn-helix transcriptional regulator, producing MEETPYLDSLELLLSRVVRSYNYKMWQMSHEVGIYPGQLPVLFLLKNKNGRVQKELVTKMKVKAATVTVMLNRMEKSGLIERQPDPDDLRASRVYLTELGKEKLDQIEKVIKEIEKKCFEGFREEEKILLRRFLTHMHRNLSE
- a CDS encoding DedA family protein, giving the protein MQLDTILELINQYGYFALFFALWLGIVGMPIPDEVIVMTGGMVGSFGILQSIPAFFVTYLGVISGLSLGYILGYKIGAPVLDRIRRKRHMDIYIVRAEYLLQKYGSQALVISYFLPIVRHVVPYLVGISKMSFRRYALFSFTTGFVWTLLFFILGHLLGSNAASVGYLINEYSKYLLIILPVIAAGTFIVVARMKRKRVNV
- the rfbF gene encoding glucose-1-phosphate cytidylyltransferase, yielding MKAVILAGGYGTRIGEETHLKPKPMIEIGTKPILWHIMKIFSYYGINDFIICLGYKGHLIKEYFSNYNLHMSDFTLDMSKNEIRNHSNNAEPWKVTLIDTGEGTETGGRIKRIQKYIGDETFCLTYGDGVGNIPIKKLIEFHQKHGKYATVTAVQPPGRFGSLMLEDQMVVDFKEKPLGDGGWINGGFFVLEPAIFSFINDDQTIWETNALVKLAKQNQLAAYRHDGFWHPMDTLRDKQKLMDLWDSKNAPWKVW